Within Hyla sarda isolate aHylSar1 chromosome 7, aHylSar1.hap1, whole genome shotgun sequence, the genomic segment tggatagaggataagatgtctaggggcggagtaccccttttaaaggggtactccgctggaaacctttttatttatttatttttaaatcaactggtgccagaaagttaaacaacatttgtaaatgacgtctattaaaaaaaaaaaaaaatcttaatccttccggtacttatcagctgctgtatacaccacaggaagtttttagaagtagtttacaaatctcaaGGTAGAGGTGCAGGGAGAGCACACATGGGGAACAATATCACCTAATGGCGTCTGCAGCAAGGTCCGCGGTGACCTCCGATACCCGTCTCCTGCGGGGGGCATGGACAAGATATGAAGTATCAACTAGAACAACAATAGGagacgtaggtgcactcaccgcaaagttaGACTGTCGCATCCCGGTGTCGGGTAGCCGGGTCACGGCATTCGGCGCTGGTATTttgtggcgctcagaggctacaccggcagtttcgcacgtaggtgcgtgcttcttccggcctcacatgaggccggaagaagcacgcacctaCGTGCGAAACGgttggcgtagcctctgagcgccacaaGAACCAGCGCCGAATGCCGTGACCCGGCTACCCGACACTGGACACCGAAATGCGACAGTCTtaactttgcggtgagtgcacctacgtctCCTATTGTTGTTCtagttgacaaatctgtttaactttctgtcatcagttgatttaaaaaatatatataatgttttccagggggagtacccctttaactcctgacATGGTCTCCGCACCGGATGCAGGCCCGCTGCTGTTTTGCTTTCTCATGAATGGTTTGGTGTTTCTGAAGGTGGGCTTTCCTCTTGAAGGTATCACCACATTTCAGGCATTTGTAGGGTCTCACGTCGCTGTGGATTTGCCGGTGCCCGGTGAGCCTCTTTttggtgggaaatgttttaccgcAGTCTGGGCAGGGCAGCGGCTTCTTCTGTTGGTGAGTTTTCTCGTGTATGAAAAGAGATGATTGGGAGGCAAAGGAAAGGTCGCAGCGCGGACATACAAAGTAGTTACTGGCCCCGTGCGACGCCTGGTGGATGAGAAGATCCGATTTACCCCTAAAACATCTGCCACATACGGAACAAATAAACGGCATCCCACCGGTGTGGATGATCTGGTGCTTGGCGAGGTCCAAGTTTCTGGTGAAACGTTCCGGACATTCGGGGCAGTTATAGAGAATCTCCAATGAATCTGTCGTCTGCTGAATGGTGCAGAAATACTTCTCGCTGCTCGTTGTTATATCAGGGTCGTCCTGGTCTCCGGtcttcttccttttcttcctGACGTCTTTGTCTTCTGGTCCCTCAGGTGAAGATTTGTGTCTTTGTAACGATGATGTTCTGTCTAATACTGGTCCCTCCTTAATATAAATTGTATCTTGCGTATGATCTGTAGATATATAACTGGTGGGATCTGTGATATTTCCTCCATCAGATGTCTCTGGTACCTTCTTAATATGATCTGTAGATATATAACTGTTGGGTTCTGTGACGTTCTCTCCATCACAGAGGACTGGTTCCTCCTTAATATGAGTTGTTGGATCTCgttgtgtatgatctgtagttcTATAACTGTTGGGTTCTGTGAAGTTCTCTCCATCATGTGACTCTGGTTCCTTCTTAATATGATCTGTAGTTCTATAACTGGTGGGTTTTGTGACGTTCTCTCCATCATATGACCCTGGTTCCTCCTTAATATGAGTTGTTGGATCTCgttgtgtatgatctgtagttcTATAACTGTTGGGTTCTATGATATTTCCTCCATCATATGACCCTGGTTCCTCCTTAATATGAGTTGTTGGATCTCgttgtgtatgatctgtagatatATAACTGTTGGGTTCTATGATATTTCCTCCATCATATGACCCTGGTTCCTTCTTAATATGAGTTGTTGTATCTTGTGTATGGTCTATAGGTGTATAACTGTTGGGTTCTATGATATTTCCTCCATCATATGACCCTGGTTTCTCCTTAATATGAGTTGTTGGGTCTTGTCTATGATCTGTAGATATATAACTGTTGGGTTCTATGAT encodes:
- the LOC130281816 gene encoding zinc finger protein 493-like isoform X2 → METERFKMKEVILSLTLEIIYLLTGEDFKPVMKSSGDCATPNSSPHVSGGWSRARGPITEPPPHSTIPERNNKQKILDLIHKLLQLLTGEVPIRCQDVAVYFSMEEWEYVEGHKDLYQDIMEDPRPRTSPDGFGNKDEKEEENSNTSSLSHREHEDREDHGNVGGVSEQSASYSTGEVTTVTQYPSIKTEDNPWWDRGNRTEPKVHNHMDHTMCGSPHVMEEPGSCKERNVRNPNIYTLIDQTPQYPLTHIKEEPGSYDEENVTEPNSYRTTDHPQDPTTHIKEEPLLCDGENVTEPNSYRTTDHPQDPTTHIKKEPGSYDGGNIIEPNSYISTDHRQDPTTHIKEKPGSYDGGNIIEPNSYTPIDHTQDTTTHIKKEPGSYDGGNIIEPNSYISTDHTQRDPTTHIKEEPGSYDGGNIIEPNSYRTTDHTQRDPTTHIKEEPGSYDGENVTKPTSYRTTDHIKKEPESHDGENFTEPNSYRTTDHTQRDPTTHIKEEPVLCDGENVTEPNSYISTDHIKKVPETSDGGNITDPTSYISTDHTQDTIYIKEGPVLDRTSSLQRHKSSPEGPEDKDVRKKRKKTGDQDDPDITTSSEKYFCTIQQTTDSLEILYNCPECPERFTRNLDLAKHQIIHTGGMPFICSVCGRCFRGKSDLLIHQASHGASNYFVCPRCDLSFASQSSLFIHEKTHQQKKPLPCPDCGKTFPTKKRLTGHRQIHSDVRPYKCLKCGDTFKRKAHLQKHQTIHEKAKQQRACIRCGDHVRS
- the LOC130281816 gene encoding zinc finger protein 493-like isoform X1 codes for the protein MPCGDGVLPVSPAAGGEERNLWEDYETFYDHRLVTMETERFKMKEVILSLTLEIIYLLTGEDFKPVMKSSGDCATPNSSPHVSGGWSRARGPITEPPPHSTIPERNNKQKILDLIHKLLQLLTGEVPIRCQDVAVYFSMEEWEYVEGHKDLYQDIMEDPRPRTSPDGFGNKDEKEEENSNTSSLSHREHEDREDHGNVGGVSEQSASYSTGEVTTVTQYPSIKTEDNPWWDRGNRTEPKVHNHMDHTMCGSPHVMEEPGSCKERNVRNPNIYTLIDQTPQYPLTHIKEEPGSYDEENVTEPNSYRTTDHPQDPTTHIKEEPLLCDGENVTEPNSYRTTDHPQDPTTHIKKEPGSYDGGNIIEPNSYISTDHRQDPTTHIKEKPGSYDGGNIIEPNSYTPIDHTQDTTTHIKKEPGSYDGGNIIEPNSYISTDHTQRDPTTHIKEEPGSYDGGNIIEPNSYRTTDHTQRDPTTHIKEEPGSYDGENVTKPTSYRTTDHIKKEPESHDGENFTEPNSYRTTDHTQRDPTTHIKEEPVLCDGENVTEPNSYISTDHIKKVPETSDGGNITDPTSYISTDHTQDTIYIKEGPVLDRTSSLQRHKSSPEGPEDKDVRKKRKKTGDQDDPDITTSSEKYFCTIQQTTDSLEILYNCPECPERFTRNLDLAKHQIIHTGGMPFICSVCGRCFRGKSDLLIHQASHGASNYFVCPRCDLSFASQSSLFIHEKTHQQKKPLPCPDCGKTFPTKKRLTGHRQIHSDVRPYKCLKCGDTFKRKAHLQKHQTIHEKAKQQRACIRCGDHVRS
- the LOC130281816 gene encoding oocyte zinc finger protein XlCOF7.1-like isoform X3; amino-acid sequence: MIREVPIRCQDVAVYFSMEEWEYVEGHKDLYQDIMEDPRPRTSPDGFGNKDEKEEENSNTSSLSHREHEDREDHGNVGGVSEQSASYSTGEVTTVTQYPSIKTEDNPWWDRGNRTEPKVHNHMDHTMCGSPHVMEEPGSCKERNVRNPNIYTLIDQTPQYPLTHIKEEPGSYDEENVTEPNSYRTTDHPQDPTTHIKEEPLLCDGENVTEPNSYRTTDHPQDPTTHIKKEPGSYDGGNIIEPNSYISTDHRQDPTTHIKEKPGSYDGGNIIEPNSYTPIDHTQDTTTHIKKEPGSYDGGNIIEPNSYISTDHTQRDPTTHIKEEPGSYDGGNIIEPNSYRTTDHTQRDPTTHIKEEPGSYDGENVTKPTSYRTTDHIKKEPESHDGENFTEPNSYRTTDHTQRDPTTHIKEEPVLCDGENVTEPNSYISTDHIKKVPETSDGGNITDPTSYISTDHTQDTIYIKEGPVLDRTSSLQRHKSSPEGPEDKDVRKKRKKTGDQDDPDITTSSEKYFCTIQQTTDSLEILYNCPECPERFTRNLDLAKHQIIHTGGMPFICSVCGRCFRGKSDLLIHQASHGASNYFVCPRCDLSFASQSSLFIHEKTHQQKKPLPCPDCGKTFPTKKRLTGHRQIHSDVRPYKCLKCGDTFKRKAHLQKHQTIHEKAKQQRACIRCGDHVRS